A window of Thiocapsa bogorovii genomic DNA:
CGAGCATCTCACCCGCTATCGCGCGACGGGCTTTTTGCTGGGGTTTGGCGGCGTCGTCGTGCTGGTGGGACCGAATGCCTTCGCGGATCTTGGCAACGGCCAAGGGCATCTGATGCCGATGCTCGCGGTCTTGGGCGGGGCATTCAGTTATGCCGTCTCCTCGATCCTGGCGCGGCTCCGGCCGACGAGCGATGCGCTTTTCAGCGCGGCCTCCACCATCTCGCTGGCGTCGCTGATGATGGTGCCGATTCTCTTCATGAGCGGAGATGTCGAGGTGCAAGTCGTCCCGGACACGCTGCACCTGATCGCCGTCGGGCTGCTCGGCGTTTTTGCGACCGCGATCGCAACCATCGTCTATTTCAGACTGGTGAAATCCGCCGGTCCGTCGTTCGTTTCTCAGCTGAACTACCTGATCCCGCTCTGGGCGGTCGGCGTCGGGATGCTCTTCCTCGGCGAGGAGCCCGAGCCGAACCATCTTTACGCCCTCGGCCTTATCCTGAGCGGCATTCTGATCACCCAACTGGAGCGCCGCGGCACCCCGTCCGCAAGAAACCCGGCTCCGCGTCGATCGGGGTAGTCAGGTCAGCGCAGCCTCAACCGACCTCACTCGAACAGGTCGCGGAATGCCTTTGAGAAACGCTTGTAGGCATCCCATCCATCCTTGTCCATCACCTGATCGATGACCCAACGGTTCTCCTCGCCCGGTCCCATGAGGGACTGGATTTCGAAGCCGAGGTGGCGCAGGAAGGCGTAGCTCGGCCCCTCGTCGTCGAATCGGTAGTCGGCATACTCGCCAGAGCGCGTGTTGAGCCGCGCGATAAAGGGCCCGCCGTAGTCGCCCGGACCGAGCAGGTCCTGCGTGTTGTCCTGCACATGTTCGAAGACCTTTTTTGCAAAGGCGGTGATGAGGGTGCGTCGGTTCTCGTCCTCCAAGATGCCGTGTGACATCCGGTCCGCGATCTGGATCAGGAAGACCAGGTACTCCTCGATCACGTCCAGGCGCTGACGATCGCTCTCGTAGAGGAAGCGCTCGCAGTGCAGATTGATCGCCTTATCCACGGCGATCCGCCAGGCGATGAAGGCCAGCGCGCTCGCAATCTCCGGGAGCGAGCGCTCCTGATCGTCGTTCCACCAATGACTTTTGATACGTAATGCCACGTCCGACTCCTGTTTCGCGACTTGTTTGGACCGGCGCCGCCCCGAGATTGGCAGGGCGGCGCGAAGCTGATAGCTTGATGTCCTATCATTCTACTCAGAAAAAAGACCCTTCCGGCTCGAG
This region includes:
- a CDS encoding DMT family transporter, with protein sequence MQLTRRHRLADWVMLLSLTLMWGTSFLLTKIAVGGLPPDLVVAGRLIVAALLLVPAAWMLATRPAAGARLWVFYVLIAVFGNVLPFSLISWGQTFIDSGLAGILMAVMPLATLGLAHFLVPGEHLTRYRATGFLLGFGGVVVLVGPNAFADLGNGQGHLMPMLAVLGGAFSYAVSSILARLRPTSDALFSAASTISLASLMMVPILFMSGDVEVQVVPDTLHLIAVGLLGVFATAIATIVYFRLVKSAGPSFVSQLNYLIPLWAVGVGMLFLGEEPEPNHLYALGLILSGILITQLERRGTPSARNPAPRRSG